In Saccharomyces cerevisiae S288C chromosome XV, complete sequence, the following proteins share a genomic window:
- the SRL1 gene encoding Srl1p (Mannoprotein that exhibits a tight association with the cell wall; required for cell wall stability in the absence of GPI-anchored mannoproteins; has a high serine-threonine content; expression is induced in cell wall mutants; SRL1 has a paralog, SVS1, that arose from the whole genome duplication), producing the protein MLQSVVFFALLTFASSVSAIYSNNTVSTTTTLAPSYSLVPQETTISYADDTTTFFVTSTVYSTSWFTSTSATITNAASSSLSTSSASGSVTPESTHEITSTSTITSTLLLTLHDSTTLSPSSTAASVSDEDSNNKDAKVKSFEQASTSNGCVPITKFVTVTNEPVTQYVTVTPNTTTQYVTVTGAPSVTTTSPGNVQWYNTTSITNSTSW; encoded by the coding sequence atgcttcaATCCGTTGTCTTTTTCGCTCTTTTAACCTTCGCAAGTTCTGTGTCAGCGATTTATTCAAACAATACTGTTTCTACAACTACCACTTTAGCGCCCAGCTACTCCTTGGTGCCCCAAGAGACTACCATATCGTACGCCGACGACACCACTACCTTTTTTGTCACCTCAACGGTCTACTCCACGAGCTGGTTCACCTCAACTTCAGCCACCATTACCAATGCGGCCTCCTCCTCCTTGTCCACCTCTTCGGCCTCTGGATCTGTAACCCCAGAATCCACCCATGAAATTACCTCCACCTCGACTATCACGTCCACTTTGCTGCTAACCCTTCATGACTCCACTACTTTGTCTCCATCATCTACTGCAGCAAGTGTCAGTGACGAAGATTCAAACAACAAAGATGCAAAGGTCAAGTCCTTTGAACAGGCTTCAACTTCCAATGGTTGCGTCCCAATCACAAAGTTTGTCACTGTCACCAATGAGCCCGTTACCCAGTACGTTACAGTCACCCCAAATACGACTACACAATACGTTACTGTCACCGGTGCACCTTCTGTTACCACTACCTCTCCAGGTAACGTACAATGGTACAACACCACTTCGATTACTAATTCGACCAGTTGGTGA